Proteins from a genomic interval of Trichoderma breve strain T069 chromosome 2, whole genome shotgun sequence:
- a CDS encoding glycosyl hydrolases family 28 domain-containing protein, giving the protein MAILSTLIFGVTVLSFLDPINAHKTVLGRPNLHWGPKTPGHPFPHSPKRHKTCYVPSCRGSGRHGKNDDAPEILKAFKKCNKGGVVILDEEYTIGSPLDLTFLEAVDVAITGSIKFTNDIDYWVKNSFKYDFQNSSAFWRFGGKDVNIYGGGQGLIDGNGQAWYDAFAVEPTLLRPILLVLDGLERGSVTGLKMRNSPDWFNLIANSSDILVSNIDIAVKSESKNPAKNGDGWDTFRSDSVVIQDSHVNNSDDCVSFKPNSTNIIVQGMQCNGSHGISVGSLGQYPAEYDIVENIYVYNISMSNASDGARIKVWPGTDTPFEPGLSGGGGAGYVKNVTYDTFNQTICDKYPSNMTISDVVFKNMWGTTSTKYDPKVGTLTCSSTEKCINIAAHNISVTDPSGKTPQWICTNMDESLLDINCVSADS; this is encoded by the exons ATGGCTATTCTCAGCACCCTTATATTTGGGGTGACGGTATTATCCTTTTTGGATCCCATCAACGCCCACAAGACCGTGCTTGGCAGGCCCAACCTTCATTGGGGACCCAAGACACCAGGACATCCATTTCCTCACTCTCCGAAACGCCACAAGACCTGTTATGTCCCTAGCTGCCGTGGTTCTGGCCGTCATGGCAAGAATGACGATGCCCCTGAGATTCTCAAAGCCTTCAAGAAGTGTAATAAGGGTGGAGTCGTGATACTGGATGAAGAGTATACTATTGGTTCCCCACTTGATCTTACGTTCTTAGAGGCTGTAGATGTGGCTATTACCGGCAGTATCAAATTCACCAATGACATTGACTATTGGGTGAAGAACTCATTCAAGTACGACTTCCAAAATTCGTCCGCTTTTTGGCGCTTTGGAGGCAAAGATGTCAACATCTACGGTGGAGGACAAGGCTTAATTGATGGGAATGGCCAAGCTTGGTACGATGCCTTTGCAGTTGAGCCTACTCTTTTACGGCCAATTTTGCTCGTCCTAGACGGACTTGAACGCGGGTCCGTCACGGGTCTTAAAATGCGGAATTCCCCTGAT TGGTTTAACCTCATCGCTAACAGTAGTGATATCCTGGTCAGCAATATCGACATTGCTGTGAAGAGTGAGAGCAAAAATCCTGCCAAAAATGGTGATGGATGGGACACGTTTAGAAGCGACTCCGTTGTCATCCAAGATTCACATGTCAATAACAGCGACGACTGCGTGTCTTTCAAGCCCAATAGCACAAACATCATTGTGCAGGGCATGCAATGCAACGGCTCACATGGAATATCTGTCGGCTCACTGGGCCAATATCCGGCGGAGTATGACATAGTTGAGAATATTTACGTCTACAACATCTCGATGTCAAATGCGAGCGACGGTGCCCGGATCAAAGTGTGGCCTGGTACTGACACTCCATTCGAACCCGGCCTATcaggaggtggaggagctggataCGTCAAGAACGTTACTTACGACACATT CAACCAAACTATCTGCGACAAGTATCCCTCCAACATGACCATTAGCGATGTCGTCTTCAAGAACATGTGGGGGACGACGTCAACCAAATACGACCCCAAGGTTGGGACCCTGACATGCTCCTCTACTGAG AAATGCATAAACATTGCCGCACATAACATTTCGGTGACTGATCCAAGCGGCAAGACTCCCCAATGGATCTGCACCAACATGGACGAGAGCCTCCTAGACATCAACTGCGTATCGGCGGATTCTTAA
- a CDS encoding amidase domain-containing protein: MLQNFETIAEGKAKAILNTIPEHWRLNITIPAAEEQRDVTGKYIQQFLTASEVEITETDAVGILEHTTTGKWSARDVTEAFCHRAAIAHQLTNCLLDIFIDVALEHADTLDAYYHEHNKPIGPLHGLPISLKDQFHVRGAETTMGYVGWIGTFEGQKGTGKERHFESQLVTDLRQLGAVFYCKTTVPPSLMSPETHNNIVGYLFNPKNRHLSAGGSSGGEGALLSLRGSPVGMGTDIGGSIRIPSSFNGVYGLRSSTGRLPYERTPNSMDGQESILSVVGPMATTLRSLTFVMKALLSMQPWLHDPMVIELTWRDEQTNRLQAMVGKLGSSKKLSFGVLRRDDVVLPSPPVRRAIEIVVKTLETAGHEVIEWKPPPHSRGLDIAVEAWMYEGGEDIHNAHGLSGEPVISHISRRYGNKPVEQKRASDIAANNIAKRKYRKEYLDYWNSTANLTHSGQPVDAFISPVSPYGGTRPNTYHYVTYSTIINVLDYSSVAFPVTYVDKNVDVVDDGYTAANPTDKQVFESYDPEIHDGSPVGLQVVGRRLQEEKTLALAKVITDLLA, encoded by the exons ATGTTGCAAAATTTTGAGACCATCGCCGAGGGTAAGGCGAAGGCAATCTTGAATACTATCCCAGAACATTGGCGGTTAAATATTACCATCCCCGCTGCCGAGGAACAACGTGATGTCACTGGCAAATACATTCAACAATTCTTAACCGCGAGTGAGGTTGAAATCACCGAAACTGATGCAGTGGGGATCTTGGAACATACGACAACTGGGAAATGGTCGGCTCGAGACGTCACTGAAGCCTTTTGTCACCGTGCGGCAATCGCCCATCAACTG ACAAACTGCTTGCTTGATATCTTCATCGATGTGGCATTAGAGCATGCTGACACGCTTGACGCATACTACCATGAGCATAATAAACCCATCGGCCCACTGCATGGACTACCAATAAGTCTGAAAGACCAATTTCACGTCAGAGGCGCTGAAACAACGATGGGATACGTTGGATGGATAGGCACTTTTGAGGGCCAAAAAGGCACTGGTAAAGAGCGACACTTTGAAAGCCAGTTGGTTACAGATTTGCGCCAACTTGGAGCCGTTTTCTACTGCAAGACTACTGTGCCACCATCGTTGATGTCGCCAGAGACTCACAACAACATTGTCGGATACCTCTTCAATCCCAAAAATCGTCATCTAAGCGCCGGTGGTAGCAGCGGTGGTGAAGGCGCACTACTTAGCCTTCGGGGTAGTCCTGTGGGCATGGGAACTGACATTGGAGGATCAATTCGTATTccctccagcttcaacgGTGTTTACGGCCTGCGGTCGTCTACTGGTCGATTACCTTATGAGAGAACTCCAAACAGCATGGATGGTCAGGAGAGCATTCTTTCCGTCGTCGGACCCATGGCTACAACCCTTCGATCTCTGACGTTTGTAATGAAGGCTTTGTTAAGCATGCAGCCTTGGTTGCATGATCCAATGGTCATTGAACTCACATGGAGAGACGAACAAACCAATCGGCTACAAGCTATGGTCGGGAAGCTCGGAAGCTCCAAAAAGTTGTCATTTGGTGTCTTGAGGAGAGACGACGTCGTCTTGCCTAGCCCACCAGTCCGAAGGGCTATTGAGATTGTGGTGAAAACTTTAGAAACTGCTGGTCACGAG GTCATTGAATGGAAGCCACCACCTCACTCTAGAGGGTTGGACATTGCG GTGGAAGCCTGGATGtatgaaggaggagaagacatTCATAACGCACACGGCCTTTCGGGTGAACCAGTCATTTCACACATCTCGAGACGATATGGCAACAAGCCCGTGGAGCAGAAAAGGGCTAGTGATATTGCGGCAAATAACATTGCCAAGCGCAAATACCGCAAAGAGTACCTCGATTACTGGAACAGTACTGCCAATCTCACGCACTCGGGACAGCCTGTGGATGCTTTCATTTCACCGGTGTCTCCCTATGGAGGAACCAGGCCTAACACTTATCACTATGTCACATATTCGACGATTATAAACGTCTTGGACTATTCTTCAGTCGCCTTTCCAGTCACTTACGTTGATAAgaatgttgatgttgtcgaCGATGGCTACACTGCTGCTAATCCTACTGATAAGCAAGTATTTGAATCAT ACGATCCAGAGATACACGATGGAAGCCCTGTGGGACTGCAGGTTGTCGGTAGAAGGCttcaagaggaaaagacatTGGCACTAGCAAAGGTGATCACAGATCTGTTAGCTTAA